A window of Paraburkholderia bryophila contains these coding sequences:
- a CDS encoding GSCFA domain-containing protein — protein sequence MKIAIVSNCQGEGLAKCLREMNGSLEPHFFIVTSLWDGTANLADILRDYDLVLAQKFIEQHIGEEHKHKVHYFPSFAFAAFHPDITYTRGKRIGGEMETVYSPMAHYSSALVLHGYTRGLSVDEIVASFNVDTFSRLGYLNVWEKAKEDFLNECRDVGLPGESLFESWERQGCFMHSFNHPTIRVISDVAAELLKKLGIDIYNVNPARYLIDDLRAMPIWPIYPDIASALGIEGDYVFKQHDPHGFLNLRQFVEASVEGYRAFERESLEPLNISLLDMDRALGRIAGAETTAANPPAGHAHSANPYRGLAPFHFWKNSVAQPAMADVDPVSPVRFAITREDKVATAGSCFAQHIAKTLTANGFNYFVPEIAPAGLDDQTAFDHNYGVFSARYGNVYTVRQLVQMVKRVSGSFCPVDQHWTRKDGRFVDPFRPQIEPNGFADLESLENARRDHFAAVARMLREMNVFIFTLGLTEGWRSKIDGAVFPLAPGVAGGAMEPDRYEFVNFTVSEVIADVEEFIALLQEVNPACKVILTVSPVPLIATYEDRHVLSATVYSKSVLRVAADEIRAKYPNVEYFPSYEIITGSYTRGQYFEEDLRSVTTDGVAHVMRLFMSHYLGASESTPPSASPNAHQPSLLKNVAGIVCDEEAITNFALN from the coding sequence ATGAAAATTGCCATCGTATCGAACTGCCAGGGTGAAGGCCTCGCGAAATGTCTACGCGAAATGAATGGCAGTCTGGAGCCTCACTTCTTCATCGTCACCAGCTTGTGGGACGGCACAGCCAATCTGGCCGATATCCTCCGCGACTATGACCTCGTGCTTGCCCAGAAATTTATCGAGCAACATATCGGCGAAGAGCATAAGCACAAGGTTCATTACTTTCCGAGTTTTGCATTTGCGGCTTTTCATCCGGACATCACGTACACGAGAGGCAAGCGGATTGGCGGGGAAATGGAAACCGTCTACAGCCCGATGGCTCACTATAGCTCCGCACTGGTTTTGCATGGATACACCCGCGGACTGTCCGTTGATGAAATCGTAGCGTCGTTCAACGTCGATACATTTTCCAGGCTCGGGTACCTTAACGTTTGGGAAAAGGCAAAAGAAGATTTCCTGAACGAGTGTCGCGATGTTGGCCTGCCCGGCGAGAGTCTTTTTGAGTCCTGGGAACGTCAAGGGTGTTTCATGCACTCGTTCAATCACCCGACAATCAGGGTAATCAGCGACGTTGCCGCGGAATTGCTGAAGAAACTTGGCATTGATATCTACAATGTGAATCCGGCTCGCTACCTGATTGACGATCTTAGAGCCATGCCAATCTGGCCGATCTATCCGGACATTGCGTCGGCCCTTGGTATCGAAGGCGACTACGTCTTCAAGCAGCACGATCCGCATGGCTTCCTGAATCTCCGCCAATTTGTCGAAGCTTCGGTTGAGGGTTACCGCGCGTTCGAGCGGGAATCGCTGGAACCCCTGAACATCTCTCTGCTCGACATGGACCGCGCGCTCGGCCGCATCGCTGGCGCCGAGACGACCGCAGCAAATCCGCCTGCCGGACACGCGCACTCTGCCAACCCCTACCGGGGGCTGGCGCCATTCCATTTCTGGAAGAACTCGGTTGCACAGCCGGCGATGGCAGACGTTGATCCCGTTTCGCCAGTGCGCTTCGCCATCACGCGCGAAGACAAAGTCGCCACCGCGGGAAGCTGCTTTGCACAGCACATCGCGAAGACGCTAACTGCAAACGGATTCAACTATTTTGTCCCGGAAATAGCGCCCGCCGGTCTCGATGACCAAACCGCGTTCGACCATAATTACGGCGTGTTTTCCGCCCGCTACGGGAATGTCTATACCGTTCGGCAGTTGGTACAGATGGTCAAACGGGTCTCGGGAAGTTTCTGTCCGGTGGATCAGCATTGGACTCGCAAAGACGGTCGCTTCGTCGATCCTTTCAGACCGCAAATCGAACCGAACGGATTCGCAGATCTCGAATCGCTGGAAAACGCCAGACGCGACCATTTCGCAGCGGTCGCACGGATGCTTCGGGAAATGAATGTATTCATTTTCACGCTGGGGTTGACGGAGGGGTGGCGCTCGAAGATCGACGGCGCGGTATTCCCGCTTGCTCCGGGCGTGGCCGGTGGCGCGATGGAACCGGATCGTTACGAGTTCGTGAATTTCACCGTATCTGAAGTGATCGCGGACGTCGAGGAATTCATTGCGCTGCTGCAGGAAGTCAACCCAGCCTGCAAGGTGATTCTGACGGTTTCTCCGGTGCCGTTGATCGCCACCTACGAGGATCGGCATGTTCTGTCCGCAACCGTCTACAGTAAATCGGTTTTGCGAGTTGCCGCGGATGAAATTCGCGCGAAGTATCCAAACGTCGAGTATTTCCCGTCTTACGAAATCATCACCGGCAGCTACACGCGAGGCCAATACTTCGAGGAAGATCTCCGTTCGGTGACGACCGACGGCGTTGCGCATGTAATGCGTCTCTTCATGTCGCATTACCTCGGAGCGAGCGAAAGCACACCGCCGTCTGCGTCGCCCAACGCGCATCAACCTTCGCTACTCAAGAACGTCGCAGGAATTGTCTGCGACGAAGAAGCAATCACCAACTTCGCGTTGAATTAA